Within Lolium rigidum isolate FL_2022 chromosome 5, APGP_CSIRO_Lrig_0.1, whole genome shotgun sequence, the genomic segment TCGAGTATGCTGCATCGGCACATGTAACCAATTCTGAGGTTACTGTTCAATCATCATTCCCTGGATTCCCTTCGATGCCGGTCTCCAAAATAACAAATTTAATTCCACTTAATTTACGCCTTTATTTGTTGAATCTTTTGTCTCGCCAATCTACAACTGAGGTTCCATTATATGACAATTCCTTACAAACTCATTTGAATAATTCACATGTTTCGTCCAAAATGGCTGGAGATGTTTAAAACCAATGTCCAGCCATGGTTTGCTTTGCCCATTGTAGTGTATAACTGCTGCTTTCCGAACACTGGAGATATCTGTCTTCTCTTGATACCCCAAACCTAAAAGATGCCAAGATGAATCGATCGGATGAACATGGCCCTTAAATGCTATAAGGCCAGGTGGCAAAGTTCCAAGCCTCCAAAGCGTGAAGTTTGATTTCAGATTCTGCAGGCAGAATGCACATAATGAGTAAGACTGGAGCACCCCAACATGAATTATAACTGTTTAAATATGGATCAAGCAAAGTATAGGCTGTGTGAAGCAGAAAATAAGGCTGATGAAGTGGAATTCAGCATTACTCGGTACAACTAGATATATGTGCGCTTTCGAGCGACGAAGACAAAATGCTCAAGTAGTTTAGATGTCAGTGCTATGCATAATTTAAGTTGATGCAACAGAAACTTCACGCAAGAAAAAAGGCGATTATGATCTAGTAAGGGGCATCTTCAACTTCAAATAGTTGCCAATTAACCTGTTAACATGAaatggaaaaaaagaaaagaagtgTATATACACTTAATAGTGtatagatatatccaaatttagacaaatgtaagacatccttttatggacggagaAGTATATAAATAACGGTAGGTGTGCATATTAAAATGGAAAGTGATATATATGTTTTACCTCCTTGACCCAATGGTGGTATTTATCCTTAATGGTTGTCTTCCTCCAGGCAGCAAGGTCAAAAATATTCATGCCATAAGCCCACGCACACTCCAAAGGATCAAAGTTCGTGGCAATGAGGGGATGAGAGAAGTTAAAATAATTCCTGAACCTTTTAGACATCACCCAACTATCTCCACCTCTGCAGGTCTCAACAGCTCCATTTACCTTCCCAGCTAGATCGATATCCCAAAGTGATGACAGGTCATGTTGgacaacaacatcatcatcaagAAATACAACCTTGTTGAGGCTTGGGAATAACTGCTTTGACAAATTGAAATGTTATTATGTGACTGGATATTTCAACAAAAAGCACTTAAAATATGTCTACAGTTAGAAAACGTGTGCAGTTCTGCACTACTGTGAGAACCTCCTCTAGCTAAACAAAATTGCAAAGAGAATGAGAAGTCAAACTAGCTGGAGCATTTCCAATTATTATACACTTTTCTTTTTTAGAGCAATTGCTATACACTTGTGCAGAAGTTACCCcttgaaccaaaaaaaaaaccccACTAAAAATAGGTTCACAAGCGTCCAATCTTATAACAAGGAAAACTAATATTTGCAGTTGTCAATGCTTCACCTCATCCTAGTATCACATGTATGCATTAACTTGTTCATAAGATAGACAGAAGGAAGTTCTTATACCTCAGGCAAGTATATACGAATATGATTGAGCACAGAAGTATATGTTGGACTTCCTGCCTGCAGCTTGGCTGCAAAAACTCTTGGGCTATCACCTGCACTGGTTCTTGCAAGGTGATTTCCATGATAACGGCTTCTGGCAATGTGCTGAGTTTCTATAGCTTCAAGAACTGGCCCATTTTCTTTTGTTAACCATTCGAATTGGTGAACGCCCTTCACCTCAATAATGGCAGGATGAAGAGGATTCAACGCAAACCATGAATGCATGGCAGGATATGTCTTTTTATCAGTAATGACATGAAAGACTATCCTCTCAGGCTTCAGTGCTGATGTAACTGCTGATCTGACCACAACCGAGGCCGCAAGGATGTTATCTGATGCTAAAACAAAGTGGAAGTAGGAGTTGTCGGAAAGTCGAGGGACCAACTCAGGGGGTGGTAATTGTTTCCTCGCGAGGGCATTTGAGGAGTATACATCAGTTAGACGCAATGAAAGGCAGTAAAGGCCTTTAGGAATAGCAATTGCTGCATAGTGTTTGTTTAGCTGCTCTGATAATCTGGATGATCTCAATTCCTTATCCATGGTCTCCATCTGCATGTCGTTGTGTAAACAATGAGTACAGGATTTGCAACTTGCTGAACAAATAAGAGCAGATGAAAAAGGTGTGTTGATGACAGATAGCTGATAAGTAAGACTTTATGTCAGTGATCACTAACTGCATGAGCTTTGTACATTTGTTTTGCAAATTTAGGAGCTTAAGTAATCACTATACAACATTTATAAGCAACAAATGCGTTGAGCTACTTAGTTTCATAAAGTGTACTGAACAATCTAGTGTGATAAAAGTTATTGACTGAACAATAAACTTAAAAAAGTAGCAACAAAAAATAGCATTGGTATTTCATGACAAGCTGGCTGGCTTGCCCACCAGCATCCAACGGGCCAACACCACACTTATGTAAGTACAAGTTTTGGTGCCAACATAAGCAACTTGTTATTGAATAGACACAGGCTCTATGGTAGAAATCCGAAGGAAATGTAGATCAAGCACAAATTATATCGCCAAAGTAATCAACTGAAGAAATAAATCATGTGCTTCAAAAAAAAGGCAGGACACTAGCATCAATGCATACCGTAGCCTTCAGCCTCATAGCAAATGACTTCAAATCATAATCATTATTCTTTGTATCCCAGATGAAATCATCAAAGGATTCTGCCACTTTTAGatcaacaggaacatcctcagagTTTATTTCATCAAGCATCCTATACAAATCCTTAACAAGCCTCTGCACATTAGAGCACATCGACCAAGTTAGAACTAAATAAATCATCAGAAGGGTTAAATAAAGGTGCAAAGTGCATATTAGTACCATGGAGCCATCATCACCCCTACCAAGAAGGCGTGGACCTAATCGTCTGCCAAGACAATCTGATAAATGATAACAGAAAATGAAACAAGTAAATCTCGACTAAATTTAAGCATTGAACAGAAAGATTCATGTTCAAGAAGATGACCAGGCAACAAGAATATAAGTACATATAATAAAATAACCGTTGAGGCATAATAGTGAAGTGGAATTAAACTATACAGAACATAAGAGAAGACTAAAATGGGACAGACTATAAAGCAATAGGGTGATGGCAAATGTCAGTGTTCGACAGCCGAATTTAAGAGTCGGAAATGTAGAAACCCGAAAGATAGGCACCTCCCATGATGAGATTCATATTGCATCGGTCTAGAACTCCCAACAAAACAACAATATCACTTGCAGTTAACGTGCCTTCAAATATATCATGTGGCAGTATCTTAAGATAGTAAGTCCACATTTATAGCTGATCCATTTTCTAGGCACATAACATTTAGAGCTAAGTCCTGGTTGGTCAGAAATGGCGGTAGCGTTCCTCTGGGCATATCATTTCAGTGTTCTGGTTAGCTAACCACGGCTGTATGTAGCAGTGTCTAAATCCAAATACCAGTGCACGAAATCGATACTTTTAACATAGAAACCTGGGGGCATTGCATATAACTACTAATTCTGTGAACAAACATGCAACTAATTCCTCACTGAACAATCAAGAGATCGTTAGTACCAACACAGGGACCACCATACACATTCTCAAGCTGAACTTCCACATAAGCATAAGCATCCCATTGTCTAGTTACATACTACTAGTATGTAAGAGACCAGCGCCGGTTACCACAAATCAAACTAACTAGTTAATCAGTCTACTAGCAGGTCACGCAATTCACCACCAATGCAGATGCGCATAATGTAGATTACAGTTAAAACTATATAAGTTATCCAGCACACGGATTGAAGCAAAAGTCACACCCCACAGGCACATTGCGCATCTAAACTCTATGTTGTTGCCTAGACTCCAAAGCAACTACTAAGCCAGTGCATCATCTGTTGGAGAAGGGAGCAAGCGCGTACGTACCTAGCGATGAGCACTTGTTGAAGCCCTCTAGGGTCATGACAGCAGTGAGTATGAATACGAAGGGGAGGAGGAATGCGAGGATGAGGACGGTGTGGAAGACGGTGCGGTAGGAGAAGTGTCGCGCTGCGGTCTTGAGCTTCATCAAGTCTAGCAGCCCATTGCTACTGGAGATGGTGATGCTCCTCATGCTCGGCGAGAGCCGGATCTGCATCCTCGCTCGCCgccggacgcggcggctcctGCTCGCTCCTGGGCCGGGATCCCAACGAGCATCGGCGGCCCGCGGGATTCAGAGGCGCCATGACGGCGGCAGCCCGGGGCAGGAGATAGAGGACGCGGCCGCCGGCCCGGCCGGATCCGGCATTGGCGCGCGCGGGAAGGCCAGCAAGAATCCCGCCAGGCGATCGATCCCAGCTCCTCGAGGGTTTCCCGGGCTCCGATTCCGGTGCGCGCGCGCGCCGGCGCAAGCGAGTGTCCGCGCGAGGACGGAGTGCGGGAGAGGGTTTGATCGATCTTGGTGGTGTGCGAGCTCGGGATTGGGGGATTAGGgggaggggatttgattttggggGATCAACAGGACAGGAGGGGAGTCAGATCGGGTCGTGGTGTGGTTGGCTCGAGCTCTGGCTGCCCCGAATGCACGATGATGAGTAGTTAGTTGGTGATTGTTGTTCTCTACCTTCCTTCTTGGAAGGTTACTTGGCTTGGCTAACTACTCCTCTACACGATAAAACTATAGCCTGCCTCACATGGTATTATTATTGCTAGGGGTTTGATTTTATTGGTTGTGGAATGTGCTCCTCTTTTTCTGTTGGAAAGTGTGCTTCACAATGCcaatttcaaaaaaaagaaaaagtgcTTCACAGTGCTGGAGTTATATGAGCAGTGTAGAGATGGAGGGAAATTTTTGATATTTTGACACATCCAAATTGGGAACGAGATTGATTCCATGCTGGGAGAGTTTAAGATTTCTGGCTCCTGAGCTCCAGTAATTCTTTTTTTAACAATCAAAAATATATCATGTTTAGAAAAAAAAATGTGACAAAACTCTATATCTAGCCTATGATCTACCTCACAAACGTGCAAACGATTAATTCTAAATATTTATATTCTAACCTACACAAAAATGGACAATCTCCaaattttaatatgtctagagttttcaaagtatttaaaaaaacttgtaaatatgattttttttaatatttaaatTTGAGGTATTAGCACCAGGGATACATGAACTTGCATGGTCGGAGCAATTTAGTACAAGAATTTGAAAAAGGAGGTTGAGAGGTACCAAAACTTGTCATGGCTTTGCAAATTTCNNNNNNNNNNNNNNNNNNNNNNNNNNNNNNNNNNNNNNNNNNNNNNNNNNNNNNNNNNNNNNNNNNNNNNNNNNNNNNNNNNNNNNNNNNNNNNNNNNNNcgtgtactgagaaacttgtaaccatgttgagatcaatgaagtcggcgatctagtaaagagttcttcctcttgtctctcttcttgcataccggcctttggttgtgttcttgaggaaagcatccggaagttcttcccatctaatcgcaaaccctcccccgaatcctcatacgtccattcggccccaacttaagccatcctatggcatctgctcgttcaccacggcgacagttatgttgatctgttatgcactctaaggttatttaaacatgaacattgaatattgtggagcttgttaactccggcattgagggttcgtgtaatcctacacagttagtggtgttcatcattgatgtctacgccccctccttttcctcgtagacggtgttgggcctccaagagcgagaggtttgtagaacagcggcaagttttcccttaagtggatcacccaaggtttatcgaactcggggaggaagaggtcaaagatatccctctcatgcaacccctgcaaccacaaagcaagaagtctcttgtgtccccaacacacctaatacacttgtcagatgtataggtgcactagttcggcgaagagatagtgaaatacaggtggtatgaatatatatgagcagtagcaacggtgccagaaaagtgcttgctggcgtgtagtgatggtggtaatattgcaggcagtagaaacacagtaaaacagtaaacaagcagcgatagcagtatttaggaacaaggcctagggattacactttcactagtggacactctcaacattgatcagataacataatagataaatgcatactctacactctcttgttggatgatgaacaccattgcgtaggattacacgaaccctcaatgccggagttaacaagctccacaacaatgttcatatttaaataaccttagagtgcaagatagatcaacacaactaaaccaagtactaacatagcatgcacaccgtaaccttcacactatgaaaggaggaatagatcgcatcaataccatcatagtaatagttaacttcacaatccataagagatcacaatcatatactacgccaagtactacatgatgcacacactgtccactttacatcatgcaggaggaatagaatactttaataacatcactagagtagcacatagatgaattgtgatacaaaactcatatgaatctcaatcatgtaaggcagctcatgagatcattgtattgaagtacataggagagagattaaccacatagctaccggtacagccccaagcctcgatggagaactactccctcctcatgggagacaacagcgttgatgaagatggcggtggagatggcagcggtgtcgatggagaagccttccgggggcacttccccgtcccggcggcgtgccggaacagagactcctgtcccccagatcttggcttcgcgatggcggcggctctggaaggtttctcgtaccgtggcttttccgtatcgaggttttaggtcgaggggcttcttataggcgaagaggcggcgtcagaaggtcaacgaggcggtgacaccatagggccacgcggccagggggtgggccgcgccggcctatcatctggtgggcccgtggcccccctctggtgactctcgggtgttctggatgcttccggagattctaagatgctgggcgttgatttcgtccgattctgagaatatttccttactaggatttctgaaaccaaaaacagcagaaaacagcaactggcccttcggcatctcgtcaataggttagttccggaaaacgcataaatatgacataaagtatgcataaaacatgtagatatcatcaataatgtggcatggaacataagaaattatcgatacgtcggagacgtatcagcatccccaagcttagtttctgctcgttccgagcaggtaaacgataacaaagataatttctggagtgacatgccatcatacccttgatcatactattgtaaacacatgtaatgaatgcagcgatcaaaacaatggtaaatgacatgagtaaacaaatgaatcatatagcaaagacttttcatgaatagtactttcaagataagcatcaataagtcttgcataagagttaactcataaatcaataattcaaagtaaaggtattgaagcaacacaaaggaagattaagtttcagcggttgctttcaacttgtaacatgtatatctcatggatattgtcaatataaagtaatataacaagtgcaatatgcaagtatgtaggaatcaatgcacagttcacacaagtgtttgcttcttgagatggagagaaataggtgaactgactcaacataaaagtaaaagaatggcccttcgcagagggaagcattgattgctatatttgtgctagagctttggtttttgaaaacatatagagagcataaaagtaaagttttgagaggtgtttgttgttgtcaacgaatggtagtgggcactctaacccccttgccagacaaaccttcaaagagtggctcccattttattttatttttgtgtggcactccttccaacctttctttcacaaaccatggctaaccgaatcctcgggtgcctgccaacaatctcataccatgaaggagtgcctttttattttagttttattatgatgacactcctccccacctttgctttctcaagccatggctaaccgaatccttcgggtgccgtccaacaatcacataccatggaggagtgtctatttttgttaattaatttgggactgggaatcccattgctagttctttttgcaaaattattggataagcggatgaagccactagtccattggtgaaagttgcccaacaagattgaaagataaacaccacatacttcctcatgagctataaaacattgacacaaatcagaggtaataaattttgaagtgtttaaaggtagcactcaagaaatttactttggaatggcggagaaataccatgtagtaggaaggtatggtggacacaaatggcatagtttttggctcaaggattttggatgcatgagaagtattccctctcgatacaaggcttaggctagcaaggttgtttgaagcaaacacgagcatgaactagtacatcaaaacttacataaaagacatattacaagcattataagactatacatcgtcttccttgttgttcaaacacctcactagaaaatatctagactctagagaaaccactcatgcaatccaaattttaacaagctctatgtatttcttcactaataggtgcaaagtatatgatgcaagagcttaaacaagagcacaacaattgccaagtatcaagttattcaagacatcacaccaattactacatgtagcattttccatttccaaccatacaacaattaacgaagcagtttcaaccttcgccatgaacattaaaagctaagaacacatgtgttcatacgaaccagcggagcgtgtctctctcccacacaagtatttattcaaacaaaaacaaaaacaagaaacatacgagacgctccaagtaaagtacataagatgtgaccgaataaaaatatagtttcaagagaaggaacatgataattttgtcgatgaagaaggggatgccttgggcatccccaagcttagatgcttgagtcttcttgaaatatgcagggatgaaccaccggggcatccccaagcttagagctttcactctccttgatcatagtatatcatcctcctctcttgacccttgaaaacttcctccacaccaaactcgaaacaaactcattagagggttagtgcataatcaaaaattcacatgttcagaggtgacacattcattcttaacacttctggacatttctcaaagctactgaaagtcaatggaatcgaaatatccatcgaacataacaaaacaggcaatgcgaaataaaaggcagaatctgtcaaaacagaacagttcgtattgacgaattttattgaggcaacagacttgctcaaatgaaaatgctcaaattgaatgaaagttgcgtacatatctgaggatcactcacgtaaattggcataattttctgagttacctacagagaattttgcccagattcgtgacagcaagaaatctgtttctgcgcagtaatccaaatctagtatgaaccttactatcaaagactttacttggtacaacaaaacacaaaactaagataaggagaggttgctacagtagtaacaacttccaagacacaaatataaaacaaaggtactgtagcaaaataaacacatgggttatctcccaagaagttctttttttatagccattaagatgggctcagtagttttgatgatgcactcgcaagaaatagtagttgaagcaaaagagagcatcaagaggcaaattcaaaacacatttaagtctaacatgcttcctatgcaaaggaatcttgtaaataaacaagttcatgaagcataatgcaacaagcatagaaagataaaacaagtgcagcttcaagattttcagcaaaaagagaggtgttttagtaacatgaaaatttctacaaccatattttcctctctcataataactttcggtagcaacatgagcaaactcaacaatataactatcacataaagcattcttatcatgagtctcatgcataaaattattactctccacataagcataatcaattttagtagttgtagtgggagcaaattcaacaaagtagctatcatcaaatataggaggcatattgtaatcataatcaaatttatcctccataacaggtggcaccaaaaggctactatcattataatcatcataaataggaggcaaagtatcatcaaagtaaattttctcctcaatgcttgggggactaaaaagatcatgctcatcaaagccagcttccccaagcttagaattttccatagcattagcaacaatagtgttcaaagtattcatattaataacattcccattagcatgcatataaagttccatgagttttttaattctctcttcaaacacatcatgtcctaactcaagataaagttcataaagatctctcatatttttgttgttttccattatgcctaactagtgtaaacaagaaacaaaaagatgcaattgcaggatctaaaggaaatagcttcgagcacaaacacaatggcgccagaaaagtactgttacctggaaccggagtatgagtgccttttacctt encodes:
- the LOC124653224 gene encoding probable galacturonosyltransferase 13, whose translation is MQIRLSPSMRSITISSSNGLLDLMKLKTAARHFSYRTVFHTVLILAFLLPFVFILTAVMTLEGFNKCSSLDCLGRRLGPRLLGRGDDGSMRLVKDLYRMLDEINSEDVPVDLKVAESFDDFIWDTKNNDYDLKSFAMRLKATMETMDKELRSSRLSEQLNKHYAAIAIPKGLYCLSLRLTDVYSSNALARKQLPPPELVPRLSDNSYFHFVLASDNILAASVVVRSAVTSALKPERIVFHVITDKKTYPAMHSWFALNPLHPAIIEVKGVHQFEWLTKENGPVLEAIETQHIARSRYHGNHLARTSAGDSPRVFAAKLQAGSPTYTSVLNHIRIYLPELFPSLNKVVFLDDDVVVQHDLSSLWDIDLAGKVNGAVETCRGGDSWVMSKRFRNYFNFSHPLIATNFDPLECAWAYGMNIFDLAAWRKTTIKDKYHHWVKENLKSNFTLWRLGTLPPGLIAFKGHVHPIDSSWHLLGLGYQEKTDISSVRKAAVIHYNGQSKPWLDIGFKHLQPFWTKHVNYSNEFVRNCHIMEPQL